CGTCGGCTACGTCTTCGGTAGCTTTTTTGACATCTTCGACAACTTTCTCTTCTGTGGCTGCTGTTTCTGGGGCATCGACTGTGGCAGCTTTGGCCTCAGCGTTTTCTTGCGTGGCTTCAGCCACTTCGGCTTCTCCACCAGCTGGCGGATTTTCGGGTTTGGCTACTGCTTCGTCTTTCTTTTCTTCGCTCTTTTTAGACTTCTTATTGCGATCATGAATCCCGGCCCATTTGGGCAGATCAACGCCATTAGCTTTCAAAATCCGAAGTACACGATCTGAGGCCTGAGCTCCATTTTGCAGATACTTGGCAATCTCGTCTTTGTCGAGTTTTACCTCTTTGGTGTGTGGGTTGTAAGTACCCAAAACCGCCAAAAACTTGCCTGTAGCAGCCCGGCGCTTATCGGCTGCTACAATTCGGTATAACGCATATTTATTTCGGCCCACTCGGGACAAACGAATTACTACCATATACTCCTTAAGTTAAAGTGTAGGTTTAAAAACAATGAGGTTAATTGTAGTTGAACTAACCTGAAAAGTCAAGGGTCTACAGGTGGGGCTGAGGAAGGCCTATTTTTCGTACTTTTCGAGCGCCTTGGCGGCGGCGGCCTGTTGGGCAGCCTGTTTACTGCTGCCGCCACCCTTGCCAAGCAGTTTTTTGCCCAAGTAAACACCCATTATAAACTGCTTGTCGTGATCTGGGCCAGACTCCTCGAGCACCTGGTAGCTAGGGGTAATGCCGTCCCGCTCCTGCGCGATCTCCTGAAAATGACTTTTGGCATCAATATGGGCGCCCTCTTTTAAAATTCCAGGGAGCTTTACAATTATATGATCATGAATAAACTTACTTGCAGCATCGTAGCCGGTGTCCATATAAATGGCTCCGAGCGTGGCCTCAACTAGGTTGGCCAAAAGAGCTACCCGGTTTCGGCCGCCGCTTTTAGCCTCGCCGCGACTCATGAGCAGATATTGGCCTAGGCCTAAGATCTCGGCCAGTTCGGCTAGACTCTCAGTTTTTACCAGAGCCGATCGCCAGCTGGTTAGTTCGCCTTCGGGTTTGTCGGGATAGCTGCAGAATAAATAGTCGGTAACTACCAATTCGAGCACAGCATCGCCCAAAAACTCCAATCGCTCATTGTGTTCAATTTTGGCTCGACGGTGCTCATTAAGATAGCTTCGGTGGGTAAAAGCCGTTTTTACTAGTTCGGCATCTTTAAACTTTATGCCCAGCACTTTTTCAACTTCGGCTTGATTAAACACGGGCTTTGGCCTCCAGACGATTAATAGCTTCTCGCAAAATTACTCTTGTTGCTTTGTATTCCAGTATCTCATAAGCTTTTTCGGCTTCAAACCACTTAACAGCCACTATGCCTTCGGAGTTTTCTGGCACCACTGCCTCGGTGTGATCGAGTGATTCGATCATGAATACAAAGGTTGTCATAAATATCAGCTTGCCATTCATGCGATAAAAAAAGTGAATCTTGTCGAGTTTCTCAACAATCTTAAGCTCGTGCAGACCGGTTTCTTCGCCAATTTCACGCAGCGCAGTTTGCTCTAGGGTTTCGCCCGATTCAACATGGCCTTTTGGAATACTCCAGCGGCCTTTTACATCTTGCAGCAAGAGCACCTGGAGTTCGCCATCGACAAAGCGATAAACAATGCCGCCGGCCGTATACTCACGGATGGCTTTGGCGCGATTGTTGTTTTGGCTTGGCTTGCGCCGGCGCCTATTTGGCTTCTGCTTGTTGCTCGGAGTCGTCTGTTGAATCTGTGGAGTCGGTTTTGGTTTTTGACTCTGGTTTGGATTCGGACTTGTCTGGAGTGTTGGCTTCGGCCTTAGCTTTTTTGTCTTCTTCTGGTTCATAAAAATCACTCTTTCGATAAATCGTACCCAGCACGCCATTAATAAACTTGCTGGAGTTTTCGCCACCAAAGGCCTTGGCTAACTCCACAGCTTCGTTAATGGCAACTTTGGGCGGAACATCGCGCTTAAGCATTAGTTCGTAAATACTCATACGCAATATGGCTTTGTCGACCTTGGCAATTTGTTCAATCGGCCATTCTGGTGCTGCCGGTGTAATTATGTCGTCAATCTTCTTTTGGTCTCGAATGGTGCCGCGCACAAGATCCTCGATAAAATCTTTCTCACCGGCAGCATCTTCGTAAACGGCAATGTTACGGGCCAGGATCTCGTCGATACTGGTCTTGAGTTCGGTCATTTCCAAGGCACTGCGAAAGTCGTATTCGTATAGACTCTGTAAGGCAATTATTCGACATAAATGGCGATTGCTGGCCATTACTGTTAACTGGCTTTGCGGACTCTTGCCATATTGAGAGCAGCTGCCTTGTGCAATCTGCGCGGCAAGTTAGTTTTACTGTTTTTCTCGTACATCAACTGCACTGCTGCCAAGCTGTCGTGACTCCGACGCTGGCCGCGAGTAGCACTAGTGCGACGTTTTTTGGGTACAGGCATGAGCATGCCTCCTTTTATTTGATCTAACCATGCTAGTGATTGAGCGCTTATCTCGCTTCAGCGAGATGTCTATTGCCCCAATTGCATACTTAAATAATTACGATGCAATTTGGGATCTGTGACACGATGTCGGGTTTTATTGATTTTTTGCGACACCGAATGCTCTATTTGAAGCATTTCGCTAATCATTCTAGCACTTTTTGGGCTATTTAGCAACTACTTATCGGCCGGGCGTACCATCTCTACGGTGGGCATCTTATCGTGGTGCAGAGGTAACTCTTTATCGGTTTTAGCAAAACCGTATCTCTGGTAAAAGCGTAGTGCTCTATCGTTGTAAGCAGCAGCTGCCAGTTTTGAAGGTTTGGCCGGATCCAGCCAGGCTAAGAAACCATCCATAAGCTCGTTAGCAATTCCGCTGCCTTTAGCAGAATCTAATAGGTAGATCGCCTGCAGATCATTAAACTCATCTATTTTTTCGGCAATAAAAAAGCCAACTACCTCACCAGCTTTGTTCTTAACAACCTTATACATAACTTTTTCTGGATTGGCCTGGGCTTCGGCTATGCGCTTACGTCGAAACTCGTTACCCTCTTCTTTGGCGACCTTGCCCATTTTTTCATTAATAAATGCAGAATTAATTCCAAGCTCGTGATTTATATAGGTCTCGTGCCAAGATTTTAAATGCATCGGCCCTATAGCAACCGCGTCATTTTGCGTTGCGTCTGAAACTGTATATTCGCTCATTGCTTGGTAATCATCCTTAATACCGCTTGGCCAGTCGACCCTCTGACTGGCCCCATGGGTATTGTGTTGTAATCCAGACCCAGCTGTTCTTTGAGTTCGTTAAACTCTGAGTCTGCATAGGATAGCCGGTCTGTAATTTCCGACCGACCCGACACCGTATCTACCACCATGTCAGCTAGCGAATCTTTCCAGCTGGCATAGCTCCTTAAAACATCGCCATGGCTGCCAGTAACAAAGCCGTCCATGTAGACGCCGGGGGATTTTAGGGTCCGCGATAGTTCAGTAATAAAATCAATTGATTTTGTTCGGTCAAGCGAGAAAATCAGTCCGCAACTAGTAACAAGATCGAAACTCTCATCTCTAAAAGGCAACCTGGTTACGTCGGCTGCAACCAGCCCAATCTTATTTTTTGTTCTCTCGCGGGCAATAGTGAGAAACTCTGTGCTTCGATCGAGCCCTGCAAAAGAATCACAAAAACCCGCTAGCCTCTTTGCCAACACACCGGTGCCCGTACCCAAATCAATGCCTTGGCCAAGTTTTGCCCGGTGTCTATTTATAACCTTTTGCATAAAGTCAGTGATGCTCTCTACAATTGTTGGGCTGCTGAAACCATAAAGCTCATCAAACCAGAGCTTGCCAGTAGGG
The window above is part of the Candidatus Saccharibacteria bacterium genome. Proteins encoded here:
- the rpsP gene encoding 30S ribosomal protein S16 is translated as MVVIRLSRVGRNKYALYRIVAADKRRAATGKFLAVLGTYNPHTKEVKLDKDEIAKYLQNGAQASDRVLRILKANGVDLPKWAGIHDRNKKSKKSEEKKDEAVAKPENPPAGGEAEVAEATQENAEAKAATVDAPETAATEEKVVEDVKKATEDVADAAAKADKEAKA
- the rnc gene encoding ribonuclease III, which codes for MFNQAEVEKVLGIKFKDAELVKTAFTHRSYLNEHRRAKIEHNERLEFLGDAVLELVVTDYLFCSYPDKPEGELTSWRSALVKTESLAELAEILGLGQYLLMSRGEAKSGGRNRVALLANLVEATLGAIYMDTGYDAASKFIHDHIIVKLPGILKEGAHIDAKSHFQEIAQERDGITPSYQVLEESGPDHDKQFIMGVYLGKKLLGKGGGSSKQAAQQAAAAKALEKYEK
- the nusB gene encoding transcription antitermination factor NusB — its product is MASNRHLCRIIALQSLYEYDFRSALEMTELKTSIDEILARNIAVYEDAAGEKDFIEDLVRGTIRDQKKIDDIITPAAPEWPIEQIAKVDKAILRMSIYELMLKRDVPPKVAINEAVELAKAFGGENSSKFINGVLGTIYRKSDFYEPEEDKKAKAEANTPDKSESKPESKTKTDSTDSTDDSEQQAEAK
- a CDS encoding 50S ribosomal protein L32 — protein: MPVPKKRRTSATRGQRRSHDSLAAVQLMYEKNSKTNLPRRLHKAAALNMARVRKAS
- a CDS encoding GNAT family N-acetyltransferase; protein product: MSEYTVSDATQNDAVAIGPMHLKSWHETYINHELGINSAFINEKMGKVAKEEGNEFRRKRIAEAQANPEKVMYKVVKNKAGEVVGFFIAEKIDEFNDLQAIYLLDSAKGSGIANELMDGFLAWLDPAKPSKLAAAAYNDRALRFYQRYGFAKTDKELPLHHDKMPTVEMVRPADK
- a CDS encoding class I SAM-dependent methyltransferase, translating into MSELYSADTTPEKRQEFLETADVENEQTWQTVYALARESEERGLEKGLRGISADQLIGFAEAVRHLDTPVERYLQTLEPSPTGKLWFDELYGFSSPTIVESITDFMQKVINRHRAKLGQGIDLGTGTGVLAKRLAGFCDSFAGLDRSTEFLTIARERTKNKIGLVAADVTRLPFRDESFDLVTSCGLIFSLDRTKSIDFITELSRTLKSPGVYMDGFVTGSHGDVLRSYASWKDSLADMVVDTVSGRSEITDRLSYADSEFNELKEQLGLDYNTIPMGPVRGSTGQAVLRMITKQ